Proteins from one Gimesia maris genomic window:
- a CDS encoding tellurite resistance/C4-dicarboxylate transporter family protein, producing MKSFAIVMATGIVSLACSQLQLTLISQGLLVCNLMLSGYLVIFNGIQMKKYPHQVISDLLAPATGFDSFTIVAACCILGSQFLQIVHLPTLALALWCVGLITWLLLSYSLLAQFIVRRAGLDISKDVHGGWLLLVVATQAVSVSGTSLSREFPVFHESLVFLSLSLWLVGGLLYLWVISLILYRTIFFTMNSESLAPPYWISMGAMAISTLAGASLISIARDSMILSQILPFVKGLTLLCWVTATWWIPLLVILGVWRHILQRVSFSYDSQFWSIVFPLGMYSVSTHRLAVELNFSPLMQGANLVAYLALGAWLITIIKMTCASLPAGSAIK from the coding sequence ATGAAATCGTTTGCAATTGTCATGGCTACGGGAATCGTTTCTCTTGCCTGCAGCCAGTTACAACTGACGCTGATTTCACAGGGGTTACTGGTCTGTAATCTTATGCTGTCAGGTTACCTGGTGATCTTTAATGGGATCCAGATGAAGAAATATCCACATCAGGTCATCTCCGATTTACTCGCCCCCGCGACCGGATTTGATTCGTTCACAATAGTGGCAGCCTGTTGTATCCTGGGCAGCCAGTTTCTTCAGATTGTTCATTTGCCGACACTGGCACTGGCACTATGGTGCGTTGGACTGATTACCTGGCTCTTATTGAGTTATTCCCTCCTGGCGCAGTTCATTGTCAGGCGGGCTGGATTGGATATTTCAAAAGACGTTCATGGCGGCTGGTTACTGCTGGTGGTGGCAACCCAGGCAGTCTCAGTGTCAGGAACTTCCCTGTCGCGCGAATTCCCTGTATTTCATGAATCACTGGTGTTTCTTTCCCTGAGCCTGTGGCTTGTCGGCGGACTGTTATACCTGTGGGTGATTTCACTGATCCTGTATCGGACCATTTTCTTTACGATGAATTCCGAATCGCTGGCTCCCCCCTACTGGATCAGCATGGGAGCAATGGCGATTTCCACACTCGCGGGTGCCAGTCTGATTTCGATTGCTCGAGATTCAATGATCCTGTCTCAGATTCTACCGTTTGTAAAAGGGCTGACACTACTCTGCTGGGTCACAGCAACCTGGTGGATTCCCCTGCTCGTCATCCTGGGGGTCTGGCGCCATATACTTCAGAGAGTCAGCTTTTCATACGACTCGCAATTCTGGAGTATCGTATTTCCCCTGGGAATGTATTCCGTCAGTACGCATCGCCTGGCGGTGGAACTGAATTTTTCTCCTCTGATGCAGGGAGCAAACCTGGTTGCTTATCTCGCATTGGGAGCCTGGCTGATAACCATAATCAAGATGACCTGTGCCAGCTTACCTGCCGGATCAGCCATAAAATAA
- a CDS encoding c-type heme family protein, translating to MFLCFLPGLLWICQAQQERILNPLQAEQPEKKTEQHAPKSLLATVDEARIRAKILHETIHGSLQVMHRDFFLEDESIAIPSHSLEDVFKELDREYGIKVRWLAVNAKAMSIDNEPVTDFEKEAVKVLSTGKPVYEQVADRKFQFAGSIRLASQCLKCHLPRRTSNQDRVAGLVISMPLKKGN from the coding sequence ATGTTTTTGTGTTTTCTGCCTGGCCTGCTCTGGATCTGTCAAGCGCAGCAGGAACGGATATTGAATCCCCTGCAGGCTGAACAGCCAGAGAAAAAAACTGAGCAACACGCCCCGAAATCGCTGCTTGCCACGGTCGATGAAGCTCGCATTCGCGCGAAGATTTTACACGAGACGATTCATGGTTCACTGCAGGTCATGCATCGTGATTTTTTTCTCGAGGATGAAAGTATCGCCATCCCCTCTCACTCGCTGGAAGATGTCTTTAAAGAACTGGATCGCGAGTACGGAATCAAGGTCCGCTGGCTGGCAGTCAATGCCAAGGCCATGAGTATTGACAATGAACCGGTAACGGACTTTGAGAAAGAGGCAGTGAAGGTCTTGTCTACCGGAAAACCAGTATATGAACAGGTTGCTGACAGGAAGTTTCAGTTTGCCGGTTCCATTCGCCTGGCATCACAGTGTCTGAAATGCCATCTGCCCCGACGGACAAGTAATCAAGACCGGGTGGCCGGGTTAGTAATCTCCATGCCGCTGAAAAAAGGGAACTGA